From Homalodisca vitripennis isolate AUS2020 chromosome 1, UT_GWSS_2.1, whole genome shotgun sequence, the proteins below share one genomic window:
- the LOC124370286 gene encoding acanthoscurrin-2-like produces the protein MSHTAAVPYVVFQCACLSVLLLVAVTEINAGWIYGGGGGGHGGGGGGGYGGGGHGGGGGGHGGGGGGYGGGGHGGGGYGGGGHGGGGGGYGGGGHGGGGGGGYGGGGHGGGGYGGGGFGGGGHGGGGGGPTIIKIITLGGGSGGGGHGGGGGGYGGGGYGGGGGGGKGGGGGGFGGGGKGGWW, from the exons ATGTCCCACACTGCAGCAGTTCCTTATGTTGTGTTCCAGTGCGCATGCTTGTCAGTCTTACTCCTGGTAGCTGTTACCGAAATTAACGCTG GTTGGATATATGGAGGTGGTGGTGGAGGACACGGGGGTGGTGGGGGCGGTGGATACGGCGGTGGAGGTCACGGAGGCGGAGGCGGAGGTCATGGAGGCGGCGGCGGAGGCTACGGAGGTGGAGGCCATGGCGGCGGCGGTTATGGCGGAGGGGGCCACGGAGGCGGCGGGGGTGGATACGGCGGAGGTGGCCACGGAGGAGGTGGTGGTGGTGGATACGGAGGAGGCGGCCATGGGGGAGGTGGATACGGTGGTGGCGGTTTCGGCGGCGGTGGTCACGGCGGGGGCGGTGGTGGCCCAACTATCATCAAGATCATCACTCTAGGAGGAGGCTCCGGTGGTGGTGGTCATGGAGGCGGTGGAGGCGGATATGGAGGTGGTGGTTACGGAGGTGGCGGCGGCGGCGGAAAAGGAGGTGGTGGTGGTGGATTTGGAGGAGGTGGAAAAG GAGGTTGGTGGTAG